The nucleotide sequence TGAAGGGGAGGAGAAAGGCTGGATACTAAATGCAGCTGGGATTATTCTGGAGGGCATATTCTGAATAATTGCTGCTACAGATGATTTTCAGACGGCTATGGGAGTTTCCTTTTCatctctttttgtattttttatattaagaTGCCTTTATTTTGAATTTAGGAGGACACACACAGGAATAGGAGAGTTGGAGGTGCGAGGGACCTGCAAGGAACGCAGGGAAGGAAGGATCTCTCAGGGTgggagatggggagaagagggggtcACACAGGGGAGAGGTGGGGGTGGCCTGTCTATGGGTTGATGAATGATATGATATATATATGAtgatcttgtcctctgtcgtccccttctccttgtgccctccatctttcccaacatcagggtcttttccagggagtcttctcttctcatgaggtggccaaagtcttggaacctcagcttcaggacctgtccttccagtgagcactcagggctgatttccttcagaatggatcggtttgatcttcttgcagtccatgggactctcaagagtctcctccagcaccagaattcaaaagcatcaattcttcagcgatcagccttcttgatggtccagctctcacttccatacatcactactgggaaaaccacagctttaagtataccgacctttgttggcaaggtgatatgaTACAAATGTGATAAAGGGTATTTTTagttatcccccccccttctcttttctaTATAATTGTGTTTTGTAAGCGTTGTTTAATAATTTTAGCtttagtatttttcttttttggttttctctctgtatgaattttttgatgggaagtgaggcgACCGTTCcgagtgaagctcttcccacattccaagcactgaaatggtttctcctctgtgtgaattctgtgatgggaagtgagctcaGGCCCCTggctgaaactcttcccacattcgaagcaatgatagggtttctctcctgtatgagttctttgatgggttTTGAGATTCGAGCTTTTACTGAAGCtgttcccacattccaagcactgatagggtttcttcccggtatgaattctttgatgaaaaGTGAGACTGTTTCTGACactaaagctcttcccacattccaagcactgatagggtttctccctggTATGGACTCTTCTATGCAAAGCAAGATCACCTTtctgacgaaagctctttccacattccaagcattgatggggtttcccccttgtatgaattctttgatgggaagtgagatcgtgcctgagactgaagctctttccacattccaagcactgatacggtttctcccctgtatgaattctttgatgagaagcGAGAGTCttactgtgactgaagctctttccacattcatggcattgaaaaggtttctccccagtatgaattctgtgatgggaagtgaggtgATCTttccgattgaagctctttccacattctctgcACTGATACAATTTCTCCCTACTCTGTGGTCTTTTGT is from Podarcis muralis chromosome 2, rPodMur119.hap1.1, whole genome shotgun sequence and encodes:
- the LOC144326667 gene encoding uncharacterized protein LOC144326667, coding for MSETDPAKLARMEGGRWTHDLVRLSPASLPTASERSLPGTSERSDKAWTLLDPDQTAQHKEVKEENCGIVDSLDSDELEGKNKGDHNRIHIVEKSYKYSECGEKIRQSSQSTSHQRKRFVQRDSLTSHKRPQSREKLYQCRECGKSFNRKDHLTSHHRIHTGEKPFQCHECGKSFSHSKTLASHQRIHTGEKPYQCLECGKSFSLRHDLTSHQRIHTRGKPHQCLECGKSFRQKGDLALHRRVHTREKPYQCLECGKSFSVRNSLTFHQRIHTGKKPYQCLECGNSFSKSSNLKTHQRTHTGEKPYHCFECGKSFSQGPELTSHHRIHTEEKPFQCLECGKSFTRNGRLTSHQKIHTERKPKKKNTKAKIIKQRLQNTII